Below is a genomic region from Sphingomonas sp. KR3-1.
CGTGCGCTCGAGCGGGTCTCCGATTCGCCGCGCCTCGATGCCGAACTGCTGATGGCGCATGCGCTCGGCGTGCCGCGTGACATGCTGCTGCTGCGCCGGCTCGACGATCCCGCGCCCGAAGGCTTCGCGCCGCTGCTCGCCCGCCGGCTGACGCACGAGCCGGTCGCCTATATCACCGGCAGCCGCGCCTTCTGGACGATCGAGCTGCGCGTCGGCCCCGGCGTGCTGATCCCGCGGCCCGACAGCGAAACGCTGCTCGAGGCGGCGCTCGAATATTTCGGGGCGAAAGCGCCGGCCCGCATCCTCGATCTCGGCACCGGGCCGGGCACGCTGCTGTTCGCAGCGCTCGCCGAATGGCCCGAGGCGCATGGACTCGGCGTCGACGAATCCGAGCAGGCCTGGGACTATTTCGAAGCGAATTGTGCCGCGCTCGGCATGGACGAGCGGGCGCGCTTCAAGTTCGGCGACTGGACGGATGGCCTGGACGGCCAGTTCGACCTGATCCTTGCCAACCCGCCCTATATCGGCACCGAAGAATCGCTCCCCGAACAGGTCCGCGATCACGAGCCGGCGGGGGCGCTGTTCGCCGGGCCGGACGGGCTCGACGACTATCGCCGGATCATTCCGGATCTGCGTCGCCTGCTCGCGCCCGGCGGCGCGGCGGTGCTCGAGATCGGCTGGACTCAGGCAGATGCCGTATCCGCGATTGCCCGGAATAGCGGCTTTGCGGTGACGCTGTACAAGGACCTTGGAGCGAGGCCGCGTGCGCTGCTTCTCTCTTGAAAAGTCTCAAAAACGACACATATTTCTGCTTGGACATTGGTGCCGCACCGGCTAAGACAGCCACGGGGTAGGGTACTTTCAACCAAGCCGTTGAAACGATGGGCCGTGAAAAGCACTGCCCCAAATTCAGGTCATGACAGCCACTGCAGTCCGGTGGCCATGGCGGGCGAGCAGCGCCTCCCGAGGCGTTGGCGCGCATTTGTAAACTGCATCCGGGACCCAGGAATTGGACCGACGGACAGCGTAAACAAGACAGGACAAACAGACCTTGATGAACAATCGTCAGGCCGGCCGCCGTCGTGGTCGTGGCGGGCAGCAGCAGCGCCAGGGGGGTAACCCCGGCCAGCAGGGTAACGGGAATCGCATCGACAATCGTGCCCGCGGCAATGCCGCCCAGCTGCTCGAGAAATACAAGAATCTGGCGCGGGATGCCCAGATGCAGGGCGACCGGGTCAATACCGAATATTACCTGCAGTTCGCCGATCACTATTTCCGCGTGCTGAGCGAGACGCGTTCGCGCTTCGAGGAGCAGAACCAGCAGCGCCGCCAGCGTGACGATTTCGACGGCGACGAAGACGATTTCGACATGGAAGCCGATGGCAACCGTGCCGAGGACGGCGACTATCAGCAGGAGCCGCGTGCGCAGCAGCCGCGCCGCGACCGCGAGGATCGCCAGGAGCGTTCGGACCGCCAGGGTCAGGATCGCCAGGAGCGTCAGGGCCAGGATCGCCAAGGCCAGGATCGCCAGGAGCGTCAGCCCCGCCGCGATCGCGAGGACCGGGCTCCCCGTGCCAATGGCCGCAGCAACGGCCATGCCGTCGAGGCCGAGAGCTTCGAGCAGCCCGCCGCGCAGGACAGCGCG
It encodes:
- the prmC gene encoding peptide chain release factor N(5)-glutamine methyltransferase: MALPDSSPEAAPSANGERVRAALNEAARALERVSDSPRLDAELLMAHALGVPRDMLLLRRLDDPAPEGFAPLLARRLTHEPVAYITGSRAFWTIELRVGPGVLIPRPDSETLLEAALEYFGAKAPARILDLGTGPGTLLFAALAEWPEAHGLGVDESEQAWDYFEANCAALGMDERARFKFGDWTDGLDGQFDLILANPPYIGTEESLPEQVRDHEPAGALFAGPDGLDDYRRIIPDLRRLLAPGGAAVLEIGWTQADAVSAIARNSGFAVTLYKDLGARPRALLLS
- a CDS encoding DUF4167 domain-containing protein encodes the protein MNNRQAGRRRGRGGQQQRQGGNPGQQGNGNRIDNRARGNAAQLLEKYKNLARDAQMQGDRVNTEYYLQFADHYFRVLSETRSRFEEQNQQRRQRDDFDGDEDDFDMEADGNRAEDGDYQQEPRAQQPRRDREDRQERSDRQGQDRQERQGQDRQGQDRQERQPRRDREDRAPRANGRSNGHAVEAESFEQPAAQDSAPREEAAPRRARRPRREEVQADDNHAIDAAVLPPAFGIDTAAPVADAEEPAKKPRRPRARKDAEATA